The sequence TACGTTGTAGTGCATTTTTATGGGCAAGCATCAGGGCCTGGTAGTAGGCCTTTGCAAGCAACTTATCCTGATGACGGGCCCTCAGCCCGAACAGCCAGTGGGGGCCGACTGTATGAATCACATAACGGCAGGGGAGATGGCCCGCAGGGGTAAGAACGGCATCCCCCGTTCGGATACGACCGTGTTGCCTGATATATGTCCGGCAGGCTGTCAATAACACAGGGCCAGCGGCCCTGTGTATCGCCCCCCCCTACGCCCCCTCCACGATGAAGATGTGTGCTGGCGGCATTAACAATCGCATCAACGTTGAAGCGGGTGATGTCACCCTGAGTGACGGTAAGCATCGTTTATTCCTTCGTATCGGGGGACGCCTGGGGGAGTGGCGGAAGTTTCCTGGCGGGGCGACCATCTTCCGTAAACGCATCCCGGACAATAAAACGGCAGGATTTGTTGCGAGTTAGCTCCGCATTGCAGGCTACATATTTATTCGCCACCGCAAATTTATAAAACTGATCTGAATATGCCTCATACTGTGCGGCTATGCAGGCAAACCAGGGCGCCGTGTCGGGGACTTTTTCCTGCAAGGAGGTACGAGACGTAAGGTAGGCGCACGCATCTTTCGCAGAAAACATGGCCGCCCGTATCATCCTGTCATGGGCCGTGTACTCGCTGTTCCATGGGAGAATAAAGTTGTATTTATCAACCAGCGGTGAGGCCATGCAGACCAGAAAACCGAGAGCGAAACCAGAAATCAATACCAGACTGCAAGACAGTCGGCGCTTGAGGGGTTGCATAATGCTTCCTTTATCAGTCCGAACGGATGGGGAATTACAGCCCTGTCCAGTCCCGTGGGGTTTCAGTGAAATGCCGGTACCACCAGGGGCGGCCCGAGGCGGTTTTACCGCGGAAGGTGCTGACAATGCGCCGGAGGATGGTTCGGACACCCCAGCCGAAAAAATTCAGCCCCATAAAAAACACCAGGATCCCGCTGCAGATGTAAAACGTGACCCATTCGGGCCAGCGGAACCAGGCGAGGTAAATCAGCAGAAAGGGCAGTGGAATGCCAGCCACGCTGACAGGCGGGGTGGCGTAGCGCCAGAATCCGTCTTTTTTCATGCGGTCAGTTCTCCGGCAGGCAGGTAACGCGCCGCTTCGTCACGAGCCACATCACCACAGTAATACAGCGCGCGAACCTGGTCGACGATGCGGCGTTTTTCCATGAGCAAAACGCCATCGAGGTGGCTTGCCCACTGTTCGTGGGACAGGTCATGCAGTTTGCTGCGCAGGGCATCGTCAAACACAATGTACTCACGCAGGGCGCGCCGTTTTCCGTCGGTGGTGCGGACCAGTAC comes from Citrobacter telavivensis and encodes:
- a CDS encoding conjugal transfer protein codes for the protein MKKDGFWRYATPPVSVAGIPLPFLLIYLAWFRWPEWVTFYICSGILVFFMGLNFFGWGVRTILRRIVSTFRGKTASGRPWWYRHFTETPRDWTGL